The window GGCACGCCGGGCCTCACCGTGGCTCCGAAGGACCACAAGATGGGCCAGTTCGGCGCCTGGACGGCGGACGTGTTCTTCGACGACGTACGTGTACCGGCCTCCGCGCTCGTCGGCGGCGAGGGCGGCCTGAACCGGGGGTTCGCCACGGCGATGGGCTGCATCGCGCACGGCAGGGTGCACATCTCGGCGCTCTGCGTGGGCATGGCCGAGCGGCTGGTCCACGAGTCGGTCGAGTACGCCCGCACCCGCCGCCAGTCCGGCAGGCTGATCGGTTCGTTCCAGCTGGTCCAGGGCCTGGTCGCCGACTCGATGACCGACTACTACGCGGGCCGCGCCACGGTCCTGGAGGCCGCCCGTGCCTTCGACGCCGGTACGGACACCAAGATCGGCCCGTCCTGTACGAAGTACTTCGCCAGCGAGATGGTGTGGCGGGTCGCGGACCGCGCGGTGCAGATCCACGGTGGCGCGGGCTATATGCGGGGGGTCGCCGTCGAGCGCTTCTACCGCGACGCCCGGCTGTTCCGTATCTACGAGGGCACCAGCCAGATCCAGCAGGTCATCATCGCCAAGGCGCTGCTCGGTGAGGCGGCGCGGGGTTGAACCGGCCACCGGGTCCGTCCGGACCGAGTACGTTCCCGGGCCCGCGCTCGCCGAAGGCGTGACCGAGCGCGGGCTCGTCCGTCGTGGCCTCAAGCCGTCCCAGTCACGGGCCGGCACGTACGAACCCCCGCCTTCATGTCCCCGGAGCAGGTCAGGGGACATGAAGGCGACGGCCGTGCCGGTTTCAGATGCCGAGCCGGTCCAGGAGTCGCTCGTGGTACACCGCCGGGCCGCCGAAGAGCAGTTGTGAGGACTTGGCCCGCCGGAAGTAAAGGTGTGCGGGATGCTCCCAGGTGAAGCCGATGCCGCCGTGGACCTGGATGTTCTCCATGGCCGCGAAGACATAGGCCCGTGAGCAGCATGCGTGGGCGACGGCGGCGGCGACCGGGAAATCGGGGGCACCCTCGGCGGCCGACCGCGCCGCCTCGCGGGACGCGGCCTCGGCCAGCTCCACCTGCACGAGCATGTCCGCGCACTTGTGCTTGACCGCCTGGAAGGAACCGATCGGCCGGCCGAACTGGTACCGAGTGCGCGCGTAGTCGGCGCTCATCTCCAGACACCGGCGGGCCCCGCCCGCCTGCTCGGCGGCCAGTCCGACCGTGGCGATGTCCAGGACCTTGGCCATGACGCGCCCGCCCGCCCCGTCCGAGCCGACGAGGGTGGCGGGCACGGCGTCGAACGTCAGCCGGGCCATCGCGCGGGTGGCGTCCAGGGTCTGCATCGGTTCGGCCTCCAGCCCTGTCGCCTGCCGGTCGACGGCGAACAGCGAAGGGCCGGCGACGGTGCGGGCGACGACGAGGAGCAGATCGGCCGTCGTACCGTCGATGACGAATGCCTTGCGGCCACTCAGTCGCCAGGCCCCGGCTCCACCCCCGTCCGGCACGGCACGTGCCGAGATCAGGGCGGGATCCCAGGAGCCGCTGTCCTCGGCTACGGCGAGTGCGGCCGTGGTCCGCCCGGAGGCGATGCCGGGGAGGTGGCGCGCGCAGGCCGCATTGTCGCCCGAGGCCAGGAGGGCCTGGGCGGCCAGGACGACGGTGGCGAAGAAGGGCGCGCACAGCAGGGCGCGGCCCATCTCCTCCAGTACGACGCCGAGTTCGACCGGCCCGAAGCCGTCACCGCCGTACTCCTCCGGGATCACCAGCCCAGGCAGCCGCAGCTGATCGGCGGCCTGTGCCCACACCGCCGGGTCGAAGCGCGGTTCGCTCTCCATGAGCTTGCGCACGGCTTCCTCGGGCGACTTGGCTTCGAGGAACTCCCGTACAGAGGACCGTAGTTCACGCAGTTCGCTCTCGATGGCGGTCACGACCGCACCTCCTTGGTCGTGGCGACGGCCGGTTCCTTGGGCAGACCGAGGACGCGTTCCGCGAGGATGTTCTTCATGATCTCCTCAGTACCGCCGAGGATGCGCAACGCCGGGGTGGCCAGGAGGAGTTCGGACCAGGCGTACGTGCCCCACCTGCCGGTGTCGGCGATCACGCGGGGGCCGAGGACGTCGGAGACGAAGTGGGCAGCCCTGGTGAGGTTCTGACCGTACATCAGCTTCGACACGGACATCTCGGGACCCGGTACGACCCCGCCGCGCAGTTTGCGCAGGGCGCGCGCGTTGAGGTGCTCGGTGGCCATGGCGTCCACCAGGAGTTCGGCGAGGCGGGCGCGCAGGGCGCGGTCGTCCCAGGTCCAGGTGGCGCGCATCAGTGCCGAGAGCCGGTCCGGGGAGAGGGCGGCGGCCACCGGGCCCGCGCCCTCGCTGCCGACCGTCGCGCGCTCATTCATCAGGGTGGTCAGGGCGACGGTCCAGCCGCCGTCGATCTCGCCGAGGCGGTGGTCGTCGGGGACGCGTACGTCGGTGAGGAAGACCTCGTTGAAGTCCGCGCCGCCGGTCATCTGCCTCAGTGGCCGGACCTCGACACCGGGGGCGTCCATGGGGACCAGGAAGGCCGTGATGCCGCGGTGCTTGGGCGCGTCCGGGTTCGTACGGGTCAGTGCGAGGCCGATCTGGCTGTGCTGGGCGACCGACGTCCACACCTTCTGCCCGTTGAGCACCCAGTCCCCGCCGTCCCGCACGGCCCGGGTCGCCACACTCGCCAGGTCGGATCCCGCTCCCGGCTCACTGAACAGCTGGCAGGCGATGGCGTCCCCGCGGTACATCGCGGGCAACCAGCGGTCCTTGAGGTGGGGTTGGGCGTGGGCGAGGATCGTCGGGCCGATCATGCCCAGGCCGATCACGCTCAACGTGCCGGTGTCGGCCACGTCGTACTCGGACTCGATGGAGTCGTAGAGCAGGTCGTGGACGGGGGTGAGGCCGCGGCCGCCGTACTCGGGCGGGCCGGTGATCCAGCCGAAGCCGTTCTCGTGGCGGATCCGCTGCCAGTCCCGCGCCCGTCGCACGTGTTCGCGTTCCTCCTCGGGCGGGAGGCTGCTGAAGTACGCCATCGTGTCGTCGCCCTCGCCCCAGGTGAAGGCGGTGCGGTCGGGGGCCTTCGCCGCGTGGGCGTCGAGGAAGCGGCGCACTTCGGCGGCGAAGTCCTGCATGTCATGTTCCATCGGGGGTCCCCTGCTGCTGTCAGGTGCTGCTTTCAGGTCGAGAGGATCGTGACCGCGGACACGCCCGGTGCGCCGTACAGGTGGGTGTAGCCGACGCGCGGTGTGCCGGGGATCTGCCGGGGGCCGGCCGTGCCGCGCAGTTGGAGCACGATCTCGTGGATCTGGCGCAGCCCGGAGGCCCCGATGGGCTCGCCGTTGCCGAGCAGGCCGCCGTCCGTGTTGACCGGGAGGCGGCCGCCGATCTCGGTGGCGCCCTCGGCGATGAGGCGTTCCTGTTCGCCGTCCTTGCAGAGGCCGTTCTCCGCCATGTGGATGATCTCCGACCCGGCGTCGGTGTCCTGGAGCTGAGCCACGTCGACGTCCTCGGGTCCGATGCCGGCCCGTTCGTACGCCTCGCGTGCGGCGTCCACCGTCGGGCTCTCCACCGGTTCTCCGACGGGGAACGACGGGCTCTGCACCTCGAAGGCGCCGAGCCTGCGGCTGCGCAGGGAGGTGGACCGGACCCGTACGGGCGTGGAGGTGTACTTGTGGGCCTGGTCGGCGCGGCACAGCACGAGGGCCGCGGCGCCCTCGTCCGGGCCGCAGTACATGTACTGGCGGAGCGGGTAGTTGAGGACCGGGGAGGCGAGGATCTCCTCCGGTGTGAGGGGAGTCCGGCGCCAGGCCTTCTCGTTCCCGGCCGCGTTGCGGAAGTTCTTCGACGCCACGCGCGCGAGCGTCTCGTGAGAGATGCCGTGGTCGTGCATATAGCGGTTGATCTTCATACCGAAGAAGTGGGTGGTGAGGAAGAGCCCGGTCTGCCCGTACCAGGAGGGGATGCCGGCCACGGAGGGGTCCGCGGCGAACGCGCCTCGCGGGTGCTTGTCCAGGCCGATGGCGATGGTCAGGTCGTGCTCGCCGGTCTCGATGGCCCGGGCGGCTAGGGCCACCGCCGTACCGGCCGTGGCGCAGCCGTTGAACACACCGCGCAGCGGAACGCCGGTCAGGCCCAGCTTGCCGACGATCGCGTCCGGGTTGGCGACCTCGAAGCTGCCGACGTAACCGCCCTGGATCCGCGGCCAGGTCACGCCGGCGTCGGCGAGCGCCAGCCGTACGGCGTCCGCGCCCATGTCCATGGCGGGCTTGC is drawn from Streptomyces liliifuscus and contains these coding sequences:
- a CDS encoding acyl-CoA dehydrogenase family protein → MDAADFSAVLSEVRRFVRERVVPLEAEIDEKDEMPADIREAARKMGLFGFALPEEYGGLGLSMYEEAQLMFELGYTTPSLRSMFGTNNGIAGHVLMVGGTEEQKAEWLPRIASGDVLASFALTEPEAGSDPSTLTTRAHPDGDEWVINGAKRYITNAPLADVFMVFARTDPEAPRTRGISTFLVPAGTPGLTVAPKDHKMGQFGAWTADVFFDDVRVPASALVGGEGGLNRGFATAMGCIAHGRVHISALCVGMAERLVHESVEYARTRRQSGRLIGSFQLVQGLVADSMTDYYAGRATVLEAARAFDAGTDTKIGPSCTKYFASEMVWRVADRAVQIHGGAGYMRGVAVERFYRDARLFRIYEGTSQIQQVIIAKALLGEAARG
- a CDS encoding acyl-CoA dehydrogenase family protein, with protein sequence MTAIESELRELRSSVREFLEAKSPEEAVRKLMESEPRFDPAVWAQAADQLRLPGLVIPEEYGGDGFGPVELGVVLEEMGRALLCAPFFATVVLAAQALLASGDNAACARHLPGIASGRTTAALAVAEDSGSWDPALISARAVPDGGGAGAWRLSGRKAFVIDGTTADLLLVVARTVAGPSLFAVDRQATGLEAEPMQTLDATRAMARLTFDAVPATLVGSDGAGGRVMAKVLDIATVGLAAEQAGGARRCLEMSADYARTRYQFGRPIGSFQAVKHKCADMLVQVELAEAASREAARSAAEGAPDFPVAAAVAHACCSRAYVFAAMENIQVHGGIGFTWEHPAHLYFRRAKSSQLLFGGPAVYHERLLDRLGI
- a CDS encoding acyl-CoA dehydrogenase family protein — encoded protein: MEHDMQDFAAEVRRFLDAHAAKAPDRTAFTWGEGDDTMAYFSSLPPEEEREHVRRARDWQRIRHENGFGWITGPPEYGGRGLTPVHDLLYDSIESEYDVADTGTLSVIGLGMIGPTILAHAQPHLKDRWLPAMYRGDAIACQLFSEPGAGSDLASVATRAVRDGGDWVLNGQKVWTSVAQHSQIGLALTRTNPDAPKHRGITAFLVPMDAPGVEVRPLRQMTGGADFNEVFLTDVRVPDDHRLGEIDGGWTVALTTLMNERATVGSEGAGPVAAALSPDRLSALMRATWTWDDRALRARLAELLVDAMATEHLNARALRKLRGGVVPGPEMSVSKLMYGQNLTRAAHFVSDVLGPRVIADTGRWGTYAWSELLLATPALRILGGTEEIMKNILAERVLGLPKEPAVATTKEVRS
- a CDS encoding thiolase family protein; the protein is MTEAVIIGVGLHPFGRFPGKPAMDMGADAVRLALADAGVTWPRIQGGYVGSFEVANPDAIVGKLGLTGVPLRGVFNGCATAGTAVALAARAIETGEHDLTIAIGLDKHPRGAFAADPSVAGIPSWYGQTGLFLTTHFFGMKINRYMHDHGISHETLARVASKNFRNAAGNEKAWRRTPLTPEEILASPVLNYPLRQYMYCGPDEGAAALVLCRADQAHKYTSTPVRVRSTSLRSRRLGAFEVQSPSFPVGEPVESPTVDAAREAYERAGIGPEDVDVAQLQDTDAGSEIIHMAENGLCKDGEQERLIAEGATEIGGRLPVNTDGGLLGNGEPIGASGLRQIHEIVLQLRGTAGPRQIPGTPRVGYTHLYGAPGVSAVTILST